In Bacteroidota bacterium, the sequence CCGGAAGCAATTCATGTTGCCTGAAAGGAGCTGTCTTACAATGCAAAAGGTGATTGTCGTTATCTTATTGACCACGCTGGTTGCGGCACAACCATCGCTGTGCCTTCCTCCGAATGGCAACGGCCGCACACAAGTAGAATTGAATTCCGGCTGGGTCTGCAAAAATATCAAACAGGAAGGGGCTTCGGGAGAAAGATTGTCCACCCGCTCATATCCGTTGTCGCGCTGGATGCCTGCAACGGTACCAGGCACGGTATTAACGATGATGCTCAATAATAAACTTGTCCCCGACCCTTTTTACGGAATGAACAACGCAAAAATTCCGGACATTTATCAAACCGGGTCCGATTACTACACCTATTGGTTTGTGAATGATTTCCAAACCAACGCGCCGCATAACGGCGAACAGGTTTGGCTGGACTTCCGCGGAGTCAACTATTCCTGCGAACTATATCTTAACGGCCGCAAGTTGAACAAGACGACTCACCGCGGGATGTTCTTGCGTCAATCCTACAATATTACCTCTTTTCTTTCTTCGGACGGAAAGAACCGCCTCGCCGTTCTGGTGTATCCTCCCGATCCGGCCGGCGATCCCAACGGCGGACAGGGGGGCGACGGAACGATCGCGCACAGCATCACGAACCAATATGTGGCAGGATGGGATTGGATCCAGCCGATTCGGGACAGGAACACCGGAATTTGGGACAAAGTCACGATCAAGAGAACGAACACCATCCGACTGAAAAATCCCTACGTCATAACGATCGTTCCGGGGAAGCGATTTCCCGGGGAGCCGCAATCTCCGGCGATCATCAGAGCGAGTGCGGAGATCGAAAATCCGACCGGGAAAGAGGTGCGGGGAACACTCAGGTATGTGCTCGAAGGAAACACCGTCGAAAAGGAAGCCGTTCTCCCGCCGGATTCTACGACAGAGATACATTTACCCGATCTCCTTTTGCAGCAACCAAGATTATGGTGGCCGAACGGCTACGGCGGCCAACCGCTCTACTCCTTTGAGTTCCAATTCATCAACAGCGATAACAATGTGCTCGATGCAGAAACCGTCGTGACCGGCGTTCGGGAAATTCAGACACAATGGAACAGCCACACGAACAGTCGGGAGGTTCTGGTAAATGGGCAGAAAATTTTTATCAAAGGAGGCGACTGGATCATCTCGGATGCCATGCTTCGGTTCTCGCGTGAACGGTACGACGCGGAAATCCGCTTCCACCGGGACATGAACTTGAACCTGATCCGCATTTGGGGGGGAGCGATCACCGAGCGCCCGGAATTTTACGAGGCGTGCGACAAGTATGGATTGCTCGTCTTTCAGGACCTATGGATCTCCGGGGATTGCAACGGCAAGTGGTTCGACGCGTCGAAAAAAGATGATCAGTGGACACGGCGAAACTATCCCGACGATCATCGATTGTTCCTTACGTCTCTTGCGGACCAATTGAAGATGAACCGAAATCATCCCTCGCTCGCATTCTATTGCGGCGGCAACGAAATTCCCCCTCCCGAAGACATCCTATTTGCCATGAAGGATTCACTGCTGCCTGCGCTCGACAGCGCGCGGTATCTTTTCGAATACTCGAATGTCGACAGCATGTCGTACAACTCCCTCGGCGGAAACGGAGACGGCCCTTACCGGATCGAGCCGGTGAATTTTTTCTGGGACAATCATTTCTTTCCTTTCAATTCCGAGATCGGCTCGGTCGGCGTGGGAGATGATGAATCACTCCAGCGATTCATCCCAAAAGAAAACATGGCCGTCCCCGATTTGGCTGCCAATAAAATTGATTCCGTCTGGCGGTACCACAAATTCAGCGGCTATGGAAAGTTCATTGATGCCTACGGAAAGCCGGCGACGGTCAGAGACTTCGCCGCAAAAGCGCAGCTGGTGAACTACGACGAATACCGCGGGTTGATGGAGGGGCACATCGATCATATGTGGGATTGGTACACCGGAGTCATCATCTGGAAGACGCAAAATCCATGGACCGCTTTGCGCGGACAGATGTACGATTATTACCTCGACCCGAACGCCTGCCTGTACGGACTGCACCATGCCAACGAGCCGGTGCATGCGATGTATGATCCGACGGACGGAATGCTGGTCGTCGCTAACCACACCTTCGTGCCGTACCGGGACGTGATGCTGCAGGCCCGGGCGTTTGACATGGGGGGAAAGGACACGCTGGTGTTCCAATGGATCATCCAAATAAGCCCGACAACCACTCAGAAGATCAGTTCGATAAAGGAAACTGTGGATAAGCTTTTCTCAGCGCAGGGGTGTTTCCTGTCGCTTCGATTAATCAACGCGTCACATAAGACGCTGAGTGACAATTTTTACTGGCTGCCGGATTCTACCGGAAATTATTCCGGCCTGCGGAATATAGCGAAAGCAAAACTAGAGACTGAAGCCAAGAAGGCGGGTGAAGGAAGAATTGAAGTATCTCTCGAAAACCCCGCCGGATCGCCCGTGGCCTTCTTCAATAGAGTCTCATTGATTGATATGAAGACGAAGAAACGATTGCTGCCGGTGTTCTACAGCGACAATTATGTTTCCGTACTGCCCGGCGAGGAAAAGAAGATCTTTATTGATTCCCCGTCATCGGTCAACGTGGTGAATTCGGAGGTCTCGATCAGCGGATGGAATGTGGAAGAAGCTCTTGTGAGGATAAAATAGGTTGGAAGAAGGCGACGTGAATACTCCTTCGTAGCATTCCTTCGGCATTCGCTCCTTCCTGCAATAGCGGGACTCAGTTCAGAATGACAGGGACGATGGATGATGCACTACAGTCGCGGCATATTATCTCTTCAGCGCCGCTTTGGAAAAGAGATAGTCCGGAATTGAAGCATCGAGATCGATGGAGTCGATCAGGAACTCCGTCCCCTCCCCATCCTTCAAAACATCCTTGTATAGAACCGATTTCGAGACCCATCGGTTTTGCACCCTCATGACCTCGCGCACGTCGACCGTCTTTAGTAATTTTCCGCTCTCGGCGTAAAGATTTTCACGCAGCAGGACATAGCGGTCTTTATCCACCCATACGCGGCGGTGATGATAAGCAATATCTTCCTTTTTGGCGGTCAGATCGACAACCCAGCAATCGCGCCCGCTGAGGGTATCCTCGGAAATCACTTTCGCGGAGTATAAATTGGGGAGATGCGGGTCTTCCATCATATCTTCGTACGACAGATCGGAGCCCATCACCGACTGCCGCAGCAAGCTTCCCGAGATCATGATCGTGCGGTCGGTGGAAGGCGAATAATCCCACAACATGTCCTTCAGCTTCAGCATTTTAGTCCCTTTTTCCCTCGCCGGCGCCAGAAACTCGGTGTACGATTCGTTCGTACCTCTCTGCCACGATTTTGATTGGACTGTTCGCGTCTCTCTGCGTCCACGAATGACCATCCGCGAAACAACGATCTTGTTCTCCGCAAACATATTTTCATCAACCTTCTTCAATAGCTCATCGCCGGAAGGCTGCTGTGGAAGAAATGAAATAAGCGAAGTCAAACACAGCAATAACGAACGATTCATGCTTCAAGCTCCTTGAACAATTCCGATGTTTGCCGTTTATAGATGCCGATGCCGGAGATCGCTGTCCCCAGAAAAGTCGCCATCAATCCAGGCAGGAAGCCAACGACGAAAGTGAACGGTGTGATCTGTGCCCGCACGACGTTCGGAAGCATCATCGAACTGTCTTTCAGCACCGACCCGATATCCAGCCCCTTCACCTGTCCGTAATACGCGATCGATAACCCGATGGCCGTACCGGCAAGTGATCCGATGAAACCGATCATCAGCGATTCCGCGAGGAGTGAAAAATAAATATGCGTCTTGTCTTCCCCCACCGCCAGACGGACGCCGATCTCGCCGTACCGGCGGAGACTGCCGGTCAGTCCTGCATTCCAAAGAACGATCGACATCGCAAAAATGAAAATTCCAATGATGACGTTGGAGAAAAGGTCGACATAATCCAGATAATCTGAGAGACCGCTTGCGGTGCGGAGTGTTTGCATGACGGGGGAAAATTGATCGCCGGTGTTCGGGCCGGCCGCCGGAGAAGGTGTATGCCTGGAATTGAACTCCGACGTTACTGCAGCCGCCCGCTCCTGATGATAGATATCATCGGTAAAAAAGCCCAGGATCTCCCCCGCTCCGTTTTGAATATCCAGCGCCCGCTGGATGTCCGCAACGTCAGCGATCATCGTCCCTTTATCCATGGCAACAATGCCGAAACGCACCGTGCCTACCACGGCGAAATTCGTCATGCTCATGCTGCCGTACATCGTGGAGCTGATCAACGTCGCCGTTCCGCCTGCTTGAACGCGAAGTTTGTCGGCGAGCTCTTCCCCAACAAGGATCTCGCCGGGTTGATTCGGCATCCTGCCCGACACGATCGCCTGTTTAACGTTGAGAATTGTTTCCTCCGGACTCCCGGCCGAAAGAAGATCGACGGCGAGCCCGCTGACCGGCGCCTGAGCCCGCGTCTCTCCTTTTTCATCGGGGATGTCCAGTAGACCGCCGAATTTGATCCGCGGAGTCCAGAGAATATCAGGGTAGTCGCGTTTCAACTCCGTCATGAGCGAGTCGATTCCCAGAAGCGCCAGATCATTGGGGACCTGGTCCGCCTCTTTCGCATACGCCCGCGTCATGACAAGGACATGCCCGGTGCTGAAGTGTGCCGTCGACTGGATCATTGACGAGACCGTGCCGTTCAACCATGCGTGGAGAATAACCGTGAGGAGAACTCCGGCCAGAACGGTGATGAAGGGGAACAACGAGCGCGATCGGTCGCGCAGAAGCCCTTTGAAGAGGAATGAGATCATGAGAGCTTCCCCCGCAGAGCGTCGGTCGGTTTGAGATCTGCGATCTTCCGCGTCGGCAAATAGCTGACAATCGTCGTAACGACACAAACGACGACGGTCGTTCCGATGATCAGCTCGGGCGAATAAGTGGGAAAGAGCTTTTCGCCGATGGCAAAGCCAAAATTATCCGTACCGGACGGAAGGGCAAATCCTTTGTTGGCGATGACCGCCAGCAAAGGAATGCCGTACAATGCCGCGACCGCAGCGGCAAGGAGGCTGTGGAATGCCCCCTCAAGCGTGAACAGCTCGATGATCCGCGTACGGGTCATTCCGAGCGCCATCAACGTTCCCATTTCTTTTCTGCGGCGCCAGATCGAAAGAACCTGAGTGTCGAAGATCGCCAGCATCGCGAGGAACAAGAGAAGAAGATACATGATGCTCCCCTGAACTCTTTTCATCCGCACCATCGAATGAAGATCCTGGAGAAGAACATTCAGATTCTTAAAATCCCATCCTTCGACGTTGCCGGCCGGCGTTGCATTTTGTTTCAGCACGACGATCGTGGCCTGATGTTCCATTCGTGTGAACTGCTGCAGTTGACGCAACGGGATCCAGATCTGTTCATTGTCGATATCCTGGACGGTGGAACTGAAGACTTCCACGATCCGGACATCGCGTGCGTCAAATGTTCCATGAACATCTCTCCATTGCACGGTGACCAGGTCTCCCTTTTTCAGGCCTGCGCTTTTCGCCATCCTGTTTCCGATGATCCCGGGAATGCCGTCCGGACCGGATTTCAGGAGTGAGGTCGGCAGCGACAGGATCGTTTGGTCGGGGTCGATTCCTTTAAGAATAATCGAACGAAATCGGCCCTGCGGATAGATCGTTGCAGTTCGGATCAGAATCGGCGTTGCTTTTTGCCGATCGATCAAGGTTTGCAGCTGGGGGTTGATCACCGCATGAGCATCTTCCAGCGACAGAGGGTCGTAGGGATTATACCCATTTTGCCAGTATTGCCCTCCGCCGTACAGGGCGTCGACGGTTGAACGTTCGACCTGATCGTTCAGGCCGTCATAGAATCCCTGCAGGAAAACGATCGCCACGAAGGCAAAAGACAGCGCTACCACGTTGAGCCAGGTTCGAAGGCCCGCGTGAAGAATATTCCTGAGTGCAAGTTTAAGGATCAGCATAAGCAGCCTATCGCTTGATAGTATCGATTACACGCTCGTCCTTGGAAATTTTTCCGTCCACAAGCGTGATCTTTCGCTTCAAATAGCCGATGACCTTTTCGTCGTGTGTGGCGAAAATGAACGTCGCGGCAAGTTCTTCATTCAATTTCACCATTGTCTTCATGATGTGGTGCGAATTTGTCGCGTCGAGGTTGGCCGTCGGTTCGTCCGCCAGCACGATCTCCGGCTTCTTGACAATTGCCCGTGCGATCGCGACACGCTGGCTTTGTCCCCCGGAAAGCTGCGACGGCCGGGAATCGGCGCGGTCCGCAAGCCCGACCCATTCCAGCGCTTCGTCCACCAGCTGCTTGCGGCGGGATGCTTCCATTCCCTGCAGCAGGAGCGGAAATTCGACGTTCTCATACACCGTATAGACGGGGAGCAGGTTGAAGGTCTGAAAGATGAAACCGATGTGATTATTGCGCAAGGTTGCGGCTTCCCTGTGAGAAAGAGATTCGATTTTTTGTCCGAGCACTTCGGCGCTGCCGATTGTCGGTGCGTCGAGCGAGCCGATGATGTTAAGGAGAGTCGTCTTCCCCGAGCCGCTCGGTCCGATGAGTCCGAGAAATTCTCCTTTCATCACGGAGAGATTTACCTCGTCGAGAGCTTTCAACGATGTGGAGCCGAGGGAATAGATCTTATTAAGATTTGTTATTGTGATCAGTGCTGAGTTCTCCATACTTTTTCCGGCGCTGTTCCATTGATGCAACGATCAGACAAAAATGCCTGACCCACGGTTAATGATTGAATACTGCCATGATCTGAAGTCCGGTTCCTGCGAACGGATTCTCTCCCGTCTGATTAGTGTAAATACGGATGACATCCGGGTTCCAGAAACCGATCAGGTAAAAACTCCAATTATCGTACGTCCGCTGCCATGTCATCAATCTGTACCACTGATCATTCTTCCAGTCGTGATAGATCATCGCCGATGCCTGGTCGACGATGCCGATGGGATAACTGAGGGACAATGCCGAAAAGCCGATTCCTTCGGACGAAGCGAAAGGCTCGCTCGGCGTGTCCGACCGAAAATATTCTGTCTCGGCATACAACCCGTTTCCAACCGCAAAGGTGTAATCTGCTCCAACCGTCCATAACCGCTGGTATTTATTTTGAAGGAGATCATTCTCCTGGCGAATTAACGCCGACTCCAGCCAGAGGCCGACCCCGAGATCCCATTTCCCGTCCAACCCCAGCCGGTCTTCGGGAGCAATAAGGCTGGTTGTATCTCCGGGCAACGGTATGAGCCGGCTCAGATCAGCGCGGCGATGGTCGTACGTCGCAGCAACCTCGCCTGTCCACAGCGGCAGCTGCACTCTGCCGCCGTACTCTGATGTACGTTTTTCCGTGGGAACTAGTTCCCATCCCTTTGTCGCATCATTCCCGTAGAGATCCCAGAGCCAGATATTCGCGTTATTGAGGAAGGTATACCGGGCCAGGGCGGCATAGACCCCTTCTGTGAGTTGAAGGGGATCGCGCGGGTCGACGCGGTCAAACCACATGAGGGGCCGGAAAATGGCCGCCGAGCCAAAATTAATTTTCTGCAGGCCGACTCTGAACTCAAATTTATCCGTCGAAATTCTGACCCAGCCGCGGTACGGCTTCAGTTCTTCGTCATACGAAGGTGTGCCGCCTTTTACATAACGAAAAGTTGAGAACGTGTTCAACGACAACTCCAGATTCGCCTCGAATTGATCGTTGAGCCTCTTTTCGACAAGGAGGTCGGGAATGTATCGGATTCCCCCCTGTGAAGCGTATGCGCTGTCATGATTGGCGCTGATCCATCCCGACGCCTGCCCGTGCAGGTCCCCTGTTTGAGCCCGGGCCGGTTGAAAAGTCCAGAAAAGAAACACGATGTAACCGACGATTTTAACGGGTGAAAACACTATTCATTCTTTCGGAAAAAAAGTCAACACGCTGCGGTGCATTGTCAATGCGCAGCTTAATCCTTCGATTTTTCCCAACGGGAGAGGAATGTTTCGATCAAATGATCTTTGAGAGCATCGATCGGAAACATCTCGGGAGCGACCGTATAATTTGCAACGACTCCGTCGAAGACGAACATCAGAAGAAAACTATCGAGGTCGGGATTGTCGGAGCCCAGCTGTTTGACGAGGCTGCTCAGCTTGACGAACGTAAGCTCGAAATACTGTTTCCCTCTTTTCTTCATCAGCTTCCGGTATTCTTCATCGAGGCTGAGTTGAAGTGAAAGCCTTACCAAAAGCGGTTTGGTCTTAATGACGTTGAGCCATGAGTTCAGCAATACGATGAACCTTTCCCTGGCAGGCCGCGGATCGTCCGCCTTAAAGAACTCGGGCATGATCTTCTCGATCTCCTCATCAAAGATCGTGAAGAGGATATCCTGCTTTGTGGGAAAGTGAGTGAAGATGAGCCCTTTCGAAATGCGAGCCTTTTTCGCGATCGCTTCGGTGGTGGTCGCCGAATAGCCATGCTTGGCGAAGAGCTCCAGAGAGGCTGACAAGATCGCTTCCCGCGTTTTCCCCCTCATTTTACGGGCAATTTCCTTTGACCTTGGGGACATATTTTTACCGTCGATTATGTTTGACTGACCGGTTAGTTAATGATAATACCGAAAGACAGAAAAGTCAAGTAAAATCAGGCCCAAGTGGATATTACTGCCCCGCACTTGAAGCTTTTGGCAAAGGTTCTCTCGTCCCCAATCTCCGATCGGGAACGGAGTGAATGTTTTCCCAAACTGAGCTTGGGAGCGAGATGGCGGAAATTTTCAAACTGTAACACTACCCAAGCCTCCTTCATTGTTTCTTCAGGTCAATTATTCGCACGATCGATCATTAAATGGATCCATTTCCTTATGCTGGGAAAAATATTTTTGCCGCTTTAGCCAAGCACAGCAGGCGGATTTTCATTTGTCGATCTTTTCCACTTGACATCCGGGTGACTGTGTATTATATTCAACCATTTGGTTGAATAATAATGCAGACGAATCTGGACCAAACGATGATGGCGCTCGCCGACCCCACCCGGCGCGCGATCCTGCAGTACCTCTCGCAGCGAGAGGCGCGCGTTACCGAGATTGCGCGGCCGTTCGACATGTCGCTGAATGCCGTTTCAAAACACATTCTCATTCTGGAACGGGCGCAGCTTGTCAACCGCCGCCGCCAAGGACGGGAACATTATCTTTCGGTAAATACTGAACCGCTCGATGCGGCCGCCGATTGGATCGATGAATACCGCCGCGCATGGGAAGAGCGCCTCGACCGCCTCGACGAATATCTCAAAACATTGCAGGTAAATGAGAAGAATAATCCAGGAGTGAAGGAGAAAAAACATGCCCGAAAAAAAACATAGGAGAGAAATGGCAGATGCCCGGCCCGGGCAGAAGCCGATCCTCATCACTCGCGTTTTCGATGCACCCCCCGAGCTCGTGTGGAAAGCTTGGACTGATCCCAAGCACCTTGTGCGCTGGTGGGGACCGAAGACTTTTACTTCTCCCTCCTGCTCGGTAGATTTCCGCGTCGGAGGTAAATACCTATTTTGCATGCGCTCCCCTGAAGGAAAGGACTATTGGAGCACCGGCGTGTACCGCGAAATTGTTCCCTTGCGGCGAATCGTCTACACCGATAATTTCGCGGACGAGGATGGGAAGATCGTTCCCCCTTCATTCTATGATTTTCCCGACGAGAATTGGGCTGAAGAACTCTTGGTGACTCTGACATTTGAAGCGGTTAAAGGAAGGACCACGATGACGCTTCGACACGAAGGGTTCCCCGATGCTCATCACATCACGTTAGCCTCTCTCGGCTGGAATGAGTCGCTCGACAAGCTTGCACAAAGTATACACTAACAACCAAATGAAAACGCATCATATGGGAAAGAACAACCGCGCGACCGTTACCATGGAACCGGGAAAACAAGAGATCGTCATCACGCGCATATTTAATGCGCCGCGCGACCTCGTCTTCAGGATGTTCATGGATCCGAATCATATTCACCAATGGTGGGGACCAAAATACCTCGCCACCAAGGTCGACATGATGGAAGCCAGGGTTGGAGGAAGGTGGCGGTTCGTGCAGCACGACGCCGGCGGCAAAGAATTTGCTTTCCATGGAGTATACCATGACATCACTCCTCCTGAAAGAATTATCGATACGTTCGAGTTCGAGGGACTTCCCGAAAAGGGACATGTTTCTCTTGAAACGTTCCGGCTTGAATCCCTGCCCGGCGACCGGACAAAGCTGACTACCGTTTCGGTGTTCCAGTCTGTTGCGGACCGCGACGGAATGGCCCAATCGGGAATGGAGCAGGGCATCAACGAAACATACGACCGTCTGGAAGAACTTCTCGCAAAACAACTTCACGCTAAAGGTCAATTCTGAGGGAGGCACAATGAGAAAGCTTTTTACGTTTGAGATGGTTTCCGCCGACGGTTTCTTCGAGGGGCCTCACCATGAATTAGACTGGCACATGGTCGACGACGAATTCCACGAATTTTCTGAGCTGCAGCTCAGCGAAACGGACCTTCTTCTGTTCGGGCGAGTGACGTATCAGCTTATGGCCTCGTACTGGCCGACTGCCCAGAACGATCCGGGAGTGAAGGATAAAATGAACAACACTGCGAAGGTCGTTTTTTCTAGAACGCTAAGCAAAGTGGAATGGAACAAAACGACGCTTTTCAACGGAAACGTAGCAGCAGAAGTGGCGCGACTAAAAAAAGAACCTGGCAAAAATATCGCTTTGTTAGGGAGCGGAGAGATCGCATCTCTCCTTCTGAAAGCGGGATTGATCGATGAGCACAGGATCATGATCAGCCCTGTCGTTCTCGGCGCCGGCATTCCTTTGTTCAAAAACCTGGAACGGAGATATGAATTAAAATTGTTGAAGACAAGGGTGTTTACGTCGGGAAATGTCCTTCTTTGTTACCAGCCCGATAACGAGAAAATTGTCCACTGATGTTTTTCAAAAAGAATAGAAGCCTCAGTTCAATGAAGATCGGATCATTATGGGAGGGTCAGGCGCCGCGTCTCCTGAGCCTCCTCCGTATCGCCGCCGCCGTCATGTTCTTGTTCATCGGCACGATGAAACTCTTCGCGTTCCCGAAAGCGCTGTTCCCCAATGGGGGCACCGTTCAATTGTTTTCGGAGATCGGGCTGGCCGGTGTCCTCGAAGCGTTCGGAGGTCTCTTTCTTTTGCTTGGCCTC encodes:
- a CDS encoding glycoside hydrolase family 2 TIM barrel-domain containing protein gives rise to the protein MQKVIVVILLTTLVAAQPSLCLPPNGNGRTQVELNSGWVCKNIKQEGASGERLSTRSYPLSRWMPATVPGTVLTMMLNNKLVPDPFYGMNNAKIPDIYQTGSDYYTYWFVNDFQTNAPHNGEQVWLDFRGVNYSCELYLNGRKLNKTTHRGMFLRQSYNITSFLSSDGKNRLAVLVYPPDPAGDPNGGQGGDGTIAHSITNQYVAGWDWIQPIRDRNTGIWDKVTIKRTNTIRLKNPYVITIVPGKRFPGEPQSPAIIRASAEIENPTGKEVRGTLRYVLEGNTVEKEAVLPPDSTTEIHLPDLLLQQPRLWWPNGYGGQPLYSFEFQFINSDNNVLDAETVVTGVREIQTQWNSHTNSREVLVNGQKIFIKGGDWIISDAMLRFSRERYDAEIRFHRDMNLNLIRIWGGAITERPEFYEACDKYGLLVFQDLWISGDCNGKWFDASKKDDQWTRRNYPDDHRLFLTSLADQLKMNRNHPSLAFYCGGNEIPPPEDILFAMKDSLLPALDSARYLFEYSNVDSMSYNSLGGNGDGPYRIEPVNFFWDNHFFPFNSEIGSVGVGDDESLQRFIPKENMAVPDLAANKIDSVWRYHKFSGYGKFIDAYGKPATVRDFAAKAQLVNYDEYRGLMEGHIDHMWDWYTGVIIWKTQNPWTALRGQMYDYYLDPNACLYGLHHANEPVHAMYDPTDGMLVVANHTFVPYRDVMLQARAFDMGGKDTLVFQWIIQISPTTTQKISSIKETVDKLFSAQGCFLSLRLINASHKTLSDNFYWLPDSTGNYSGLRNIAKAKLETEAKKAGEGRIEVSLENPAGSPVAFFNRVSLIDMKTKKRLLPVFYSDNYVSVLPGEEKKIFIDSPSSVNVVNSEVSISGWNVEEALVRIK
- a CDS encoding outer membrane lipoprotein-sorting protein, giving the protein MNRSLLLCLTSLISFLPQQPSGDELLKKVDENMFAENKIVVSRMVIRGRRETRTVQSKSWQRGTNESYTEFLAPAREKGTKMLKLKDMLWDYSPSTDRTIMISGSLLRQSVMGSDLSYEDMMEDPHLPNLYSAKVISEDTLSGRDCWVVDLTAKKEDIAYHHRRVWVDKDRYVLLRENLYAESGKLLKTVDVREVMRVQNRWVSKSVLYKDVLKDGEGTEFLIDSIDLDASIPDYLFSKAALKR
- a CDS encoding FtsX-like permease family protein, which produces MISFLFKGLLRDRSRSLFPFITVLAGVLLTVILHAWLNGTVSSMIQSTAHFSTGHVLVMTRAYAKEADQVPNDLALLGIDSLMTELKRDYPDILWTPRIKFGGLLDIPDEKGETRAQAPVSGLAVDLLSAGSPEETILNVKQAIVSGRMPNQPGEILVGEELADKLRVQAGGTATLISSTMYGSMSMTNFAVVGTVRFGIVAMDKGTMIADVADIQRALDIQNGAGEILGFFTDDIYHQERAAAVTSEFNSRHTPSPAAGPNTGDQFSPVMQTLRTASGLSDYLDYVDLFSNVIIGIFIFAMSIVLWNAGLTGSLRRYGEIGVRLAVGEDKTHIYFSLLAESLMIGFIGSLAGTAIGLSIAYYGQVKGLDIGSVLKDSSMMLPNVVRAQITPFTFVVGFLPGLMATFLGTAISGIGIYKRQTSELFKELEA
- a CDS encoding FtsX-like permease family protein, which produces MLILKLALRNILHAGLRTWLNVVALSFAFVAIVFLQGFYDGLNDQVERSTVDALYGGGQYWQNGYNPYDPLSLEDAHAVINPQLQTLIDRQKATPILIRTATIYPQGRFRSIILKGIDPDQTILSLPTSLLKSGPDGIPGIIGNRMAKSAGLKKGDLVTVQWRDVHGTFDARDVRIVEVFSSTVQDIDNEQIWIPLRQLQQFTRMEHQATIVVLKQNATPAGNVEGWDFKNLNVLLQDLHSMVRMKRVQGSIMYLLLLFLAMLAIFDTQVLSIWRRRKEMGTLMALGMTRTRIIELFTLEGAFHSLLAAAVAALYGIPLLAVIANKGFALPSGTDNFGFAIGEKLFPTYSPELIIGTTVVVCVVTTIVSYLPTRKIADLKPTDALRGKLS
- a CDS encoding ABC transporter ATP-binding protein, with the protein product MENSALITITNLNKIYSLGSTSLKALDEVNLSVMKGEFLGLIGPSGSGKTTLLNIIGSLDAPTIGSAEVLGQKIESLSHREAATLRNNHIGFIFQTFNLLPVYTVYENVEFPLLLQGMEASRRKQLVDEALEWVGLADRADSRPSQLSGGQSQRVAIARAIVKKPEIVLADEPTANLDATNSHHIMKTMVKLNEELAATFIFATHDEKVIGYLKRKITLVDGKISKDERVIDTIKR
- a CDS encoding TetR/AcrR family transcriptional regulator translates to MSASLELFAKHGYSATTTEAIAKKARISKGLIFTHFPTKQDILFTIFDEEIEKIMPEFFKADDPRPARERFIVLLNSWLNVIKTKPLLVRLSLQLSLDEEYRKLMKKRGKQYFELTFVKLSSLVKQLGSDNPDLDSFLLMFVFDGVVANYTVAPEMFPIDALKDHLIETFLSRWEKSKD
- a CDS encoding metalloregulator ArsR/SmtB family transcription factor, with product MQTNLDQTMMALADPTRRAILQYLSQREARVTEIARPFDMSLNAVSKHILILERAQLVNRRRQGREHYLSVNTEPLDAAADWIDEYRRAWEERLDRLDEYLKTLQVNEKNNPGVKEKKHARKKT
- a CDS encoding SRPBCC domain-containing protein encodes the protein MPEKKHRREMADARPGQKPILITRVFDAPPELVWKAWTDPKHLVRWWGPKTFTSPSCSVDFRVGGKYLFCMRSPEGKDYWSTGVYREIVPLRRIVYTDNFADEDGKIVPPSFYDFPDENWAEELLVTLTFEAVKGRTTMTLRHEGFPDAHHITLASLGWNESLDKLAQSIH
- a CDS encoding SRPBCC family protein, with the protein product MKTHHMGKNNRATVTMEPGKQEIVITRIFNAPRDLVFRMFMDPNHIHQWWGPKYLATKVDMMEARVGGRWRFVQHDAGGKEFAFHGVYHDITPPERIIDTFEFEGLPEKGHVSLETFRLESLPGDRTKLTTVSVFQSVADRDGMAQSGMEQGINETYDRLEELLAKQLHAKGQF
- a CDS encoding dihydrofolate reductase family protein, coding for MRKLFTFEMVSADGFFEGPHHELDWHMVDDEFHEFSELQLSETDLLLFGRVTYQLMASYWPTAQNDPGVKDKMNNTAKVVFSRTLSKVEWNKTTLFNGNVAAEVARLKKEPGKNIALLGSGEIASLLLKAGLIDEHRIMISPVVLGAGIPLFKNLERRYELKLLKTRVFTSGNVLLCYQPDNEKIVH